From one Anabas testudineus chromosome 18, fAnaTes1.2, whole genome shotgun sequence genomic stretch:
- the dthd1 gene encoding death domain-containing protein 1 isoform X4, whose translation MDANLHVNKETDETPRGTRSDDSLLEALTETIWGLEAVKPRDLDKNEAVGGRRYKGGEPRRNGEEDTQRRSDEGTLSPAEDDKEDEGRESTDEEQVKECKKKVLRALRELSVFHSDRVRAWRKALRECGCMFNTSPPEGSRQQQSTTAEPKSEVAPCSDSFSDTLRSVGEDVQIIMDKLSTIVIKLDTEVTQLSAGEAFTVDAAHQETSAQSEDGNNQLNARDSAVEDGGDKSNTDVSPDTDQMSDFISSTSVCNNVEETKKELEVKCQVDYKEDCVSLENHIDLPEETATGAGTVNDKFREQTKSEWITVGLNAKVEGGQSHIPDACFITASTGVAEVLMCEEADAFSFLMVTGSEELASRVIRVKVQEGANLHFPVTVAVPFCTRYRSNYRDVAVKIVDEERRTSYVTPVTTEGPRGGQRGTFAEVKVYSLGLFAVVSCLKRENYTIPRRGLSLKLSVDPRISLSYLPGSFTAPVIAQTMVQPVDAVLLAAVKSRSDAYYSVVSTSPLLYLTHPSSQPLRRPLSVTLPCPPNPEKKRAARGQKDESEHHHTCSDRAALSEAQPAPHRVRTLKSSQETSNELLTVLGSRDKQWNVLEKVHVRNQQNGLVSFELTESVERLLVVRLLSPLQPLHLPSLAEELEESVRSHRVTVVLQRRKDEPHTVLVAALPSRDLSWEQNKLRAQGYSDVLETSSEFPMCEGDQLLLHFSGNVTSTGFRNNLNVDRITFHTQRRNHLLVHLTEVDPFGNYSSPHYKGTVMFHKVTRGQLALSDKAAPTNTTTLGDPVCKLSLTLPKKVRSINRPITARVKLCEEADSLPDSLLLWLSGELSEEDTALLVLSLRLRRSTAQLVKLRAGDSSSAWAFHALAMWRRGLPAAPRQPKAIQLAQSLAKSGRPDLARELLLRQAAATGQSSLKQES comes from the exons ATGGATGCAAACCTGCATGTGAATAAAGAGACGGATGAAACTCCTCGCGGCACGAGAAGTGATGACAGCCTCCTCGAGGCGTTGACTGAAACTATTTGGGGACTCGAAGCTGTCAAACCCAGGGATCTAGATAAGAATGAGGCAGTGGGTGGAAGGAGATACAAAGGAGGAGAACCACGTAGAAACGGAGAGGAGGACACACAGAGAAGGAGCGACGAAGGGACGCTCAGTCCAGCGGAAGATGACAAGGAAGACGAAGGGAGGGAAAGCACTGATGAGGAGCAGGTGAAAGAGTGCAAGAAGAAAGTACTGAGAGCACTGAGGGAGCTGAGTGTCTTTCATTCAGACAGAGTGAGAGCATGGAGAAAAGCCCTCAGAGAATGTGGCTGCATGTTCAACACGTCCCCACCAGAGGGCAGCCGTCAACAACAGTCGACCACAGCCG aaCCAAAAAGTGAAGTTGCACCTTGTTCGGACTCCTTCAGCGATACTTTGAGAAGTGTTGGAGAGGACGTACAAATAATTATGGACAAACTGAGCACAATCGTAATCAAGCTGGATACAGAAGTCACCCAGTTATCCGCTGGGGAGGCCTTCACTGTGGATGCAGCACATCAGGAAACCTCAGCGCAATCTGAAGACGGCAACAATCAGCTGAACGCCCGTGATTCAGCTGTCGAGGATGGAGGTGATAAAAGTAATACAGACGTGTCACCAGACACTGATCAAATGTCAGATTTTATATCCAGCACTTCCGTCTGTAACAATGTGGAAGAAACTAAGAAGGAATTGGAAGTCAAATGTCAAGTGGATTACAAAGAAGACTGTGTTTCCCTAGAGAATCACATAGATTTACCGGAGGAAACGGCAACAGGCGCGGGGACGGTAAACGACAAGTTCAGAGAGCAGACAAAGAGCGAATGGATCACAGTTGG GCTCAATGCTAAAGTGGAGGGCGGCCAGTCACACATACCAGATGCATGCTTTATCACGGCGTCTACAGGTGTGGCGGAAGTCCTGATGTGTGAAGAGGCCGACGCCTTCAGCTTCCTCATGGTGACCGGCTCAGAGGAGCTGGCCAGCAGAGTGATTAGGGTCAAAGTTCAAGAGGGAGCCAACCTGCACTTCCCCGTGACTGTGGCGGTGCCTTTCTGCACACGCTACCGGAGTAACTACAGGGACGTCGCTGTGAAGATAGTTGACGAAGAGAGAAGGACGAGCTACGTCACTCCAGTAACGACAGAGGGTCCACGCGGTGGGCAGAGG GGTACGTTTGCAGAGGTGAAGGTGTACTCGTTGGGCCTGTTTGCAGTAGTTTCCTgtctaaaaagagaaaattacacTATTCCCAGAAGGGGACTGTCACTCAAGCTCTCCGTGGACCCCCGCATTTCTCTCAGCTACCTCCCAGGATCCTTCACTGCTCCAGTGATCGCACAAACCATG GTGCAGCCAGTAGACGCCGTCCTCCTGGCTGCTGTCAAATCCAGAAGCGATGCCTATTACTCGGTGGTGTCCACCAGCCCACTGCTCTACCTCACCCACCCGAGCTCACAGCCCCTGAGAAGGCCCCTGAGCGTGACCCTTCCCTGCCCCCCGAACCCTGAAAAGAAGAGGGCTGCAAGAGGACAAAAGGACGAGTCAGAGCATCACCACACCTGCTCGGACAGAGCTGCTCTATCAGAGGCTCAACCTGCTCCCCACAGAGTGAG AACTTTGAAATCCTCTCAGGAGACGTCCAATGAGCTGCTGACTGTTCTGGGCTCGAGGGACAAACAGTGGAACGTCCTGGAGAAGGTTCATGTCAGGAACCAGCAGAACGGACTGGTGTCGTTTGAGCTGACAGAGAGCGTTGAGAG ACTGCTGGTGGTTCGCCTCCTCTCCCCGTTGCAGCCGCTTCATCTCCCCTCCCTGGCGGAGGAGTTGGAGGAGTCCGTCCGCAGCCACAGGGTCACCGTCGTCCTCCAGCGCCGGAAGGACGAGCCCCACACCGTCCTGGTGGCTGCCCTGCCCAGCAGAGACCTCAGCTGGGAGCAGAACAAACTGCGAGCACAGGGCTACAGTGACGTCCTGGAGACCTCGTCAGAGTTCCCGATGTGCGAAGGGGATCAGCTGCTCTTACATTTCAGTGGCAACGTCACCTCCACAG GATTCAGAAACAACCTGAATGTTGATCGCATTACCTTCCACACCCAGCGCAGGAATCATCTCTTGGTTCATCTAACCGAAGTGGACCCATTCGGGAACTACAGCTCTCCTCACTACAAGGGAACTGTCATGTTTCATAAGGTCACCAGAGGTCAGTTGGCACTAAGCGACAAAGCCGCCCCGACCAACACGACGACACTCGGAGATCCCGTGTGTAAGCTGTCGCTGACTTTACCCAAG aaagTGAGAAGCATCAATCGGCCCATTACAGCTAGAGTGAAGTTATGTGAGGAGGCAG ATTCCCTGCCAGactctcttcttctctggctTTCTGGGGAGCTTTCGGAGGAGGACACAGCCCTGCTGGTGCTCTCCCTGCGTCTCCGCCGTAGCACCGCCCAGCTGGTGAAGCTCCGAGCCGGGGACAGCTCGTCCGCTTGGGCCTTCCACGCCCTGGCCATGTGGAGGAGGGGGCTGCCCGCTGCTCCACGCCAACCCAAGGCCATTCAGCTGGCGCAGAGCTTGGCCAAGAGCGGCAGGCCAGATCTAgccagagagctgctgctgcgtCAGGCTGCAGCCACCGGGCAAAGCTCGCTGAAACAGGAAagctga